In the Candidatus Thermokryptus mobilis genome, TACCAGCGTGTTTCATCGCTGACATCGCTGCACAGATGTCAATCCAGTGCATCAATCTCCCACCAAGCAAAAAACCCAATGGATTGGCGTCGCTTGGAAGTATAAGCTCTGTCATCTCAACTTGGGAGTCCTTGACATATTTGGCTTTATCAGCTCTATCTGCTTGTTCGCATCTCTCTGCCGACATTTAATTGCGCCTCCCGTTTTATTTTCCTAACCATATCAAGCAAATCACTATTTGGGAATTTCCTTTCAAATTCATCAGCAACCTTTATCGCTTCATTATAATTTTCCCTCTTGAAAAGACATTCAATTTTGCCAGCATACGCTTTATCAAGATAATCCGAGTCAGGGTATCGTTCAATTATTGAGTCAAAATAAATCATCGCTGCTTTATAAAACTCCCTACGCATATAGAAAAGCCCCGTCTCATAATCTTTCTTTGCTAACTTATTTATAAGCTCGTGGATTTTCCTCTCGGCATCCTGAACAAACTCATTTGTGGGATGATACTCAATGAAACCTTGTAGTGCATCAATGGCTTTATAAGTATAGGTTTGATCAAGTTGTGATTTAGGGGAGAGATTATAATAACACAAACCAAGTTTATATCTTGACAGTGGAACGAATTCACTCGTCGGATAATTATGTATCAGGTTCTCATATTCTGATGAAGCAAGTAAATACTCACCACGATTGAAATAGCACTCCGCAAGGTAAAATTGGGCATCATCTGCAACAGTGCTACCCGGATATTGGATCAAGATATACTTAAAATCCTCAATCGCATCAAGATATTTCTTCTTATCAAATTTCTCCTTTCCGATCTCAAATCTATCCTCCGCGGATAAATTTGCGACCTCTTTAGATGAAGAACATCCCAGCAAAAGTAACAACGGAAGAAACAAAATTAAGAATTTTCTCATTTCAGCAATTTTCATTTTCTTATCACAAAAAGAAGATAAACCGCGATTCCGATTGAAGAGGCAATTAACAGTCCCTCAATTAATCTTTTCAAATCAGATTTGTTTTCAACAATCTCTCCCTGTGTGAATTTAAAATGTTCGTCTTCAACTTTGTCAATTTCGGTATAAGTTATGTAATCTGAAAAACTTCGCTTAAAAATATCGCTTGTTAATAACCTGCCGTGATTAATCAAAGTGCACAGTAGATTTATTTCAATATCCCTTCTCCATTTTGTGCTTTTCAAGAAGCCCCCGCTCTCACGCTTGTAAGAAATTCTATTTTTAAATCCATCAATTCTTACAATGTCAGTTTTATTCGTGTCGTTGAGAAAAATGGTAAATTTTTTTGAAAATGCGTTCAAAATTCTATTTTCAACAAGCTTATCGGTTAAATTTGATTGAATTCCTATACTTTCGGTGTTCATCTTTTCTGAAATTTCATCAACGATTGAGTTGAGCAAGCTATCAA is a window encoding:
- a CDS encoding outer membrane protein assembly factor BamD, with the protein product MKIAEMRKFLILFLPLLLLLGCSSSKEVANLSAEDRFEIGKEKFDKKKYLDAIEDFKYILIQYPGSTVADDAQFYLAECYFNRGEYLLASSEYENLIHNYPTSEFVPLSRYKLGLCYYNLSPKSQLDQTYTYKAIDALQGFIEYHPTNEFVQDAERKIHELINKLAKKDYETGLFYMRREFYKAAMIYFDSIIERYPDSDYLDKAYAGKIECLFKRENYNEAIKVADEFERKFPNSDLLDMVRKIKREAQLNVGREMRTSR